Proteins encoded together in one Electrophorus electricus isolate fEleEle1 chromosome 9, fEleEle1.pri, whole genome shotgun sequence window:
- the LOC113582227 gene encoding uncharacterized protein LOC113582227, with the protein MAGDRRDEDTEEFRNVCAPRSGNSEQTERAQLECLNSSQGALSSIRPAFKRTSRSSPSRTDNGRQRRQPEIRILSVEPLPVTSWFARSTGGLQQHPLSVSASLGQQHPCLRPDLVGKPRPSLPKPLTTSKAGGPTLDTDPPADPHRAQSQCQPATH; encoded by the exons ATGGCTGGGGACAGACGCGACGAGGACACTGAGGAATTTCGAAACGTCTGTGCTCCGCGGAGTGGAAATTCAG aacaaacagaaagagcTCAACTAGAATGCTTAAATTCAAG CCAAGGGGCCCTGTCATCAATAAGACCTGCATTTAAGAGAA CATCCAGAAGCTCGCCGTCACGGACAGACAACGGCAGACAGAGGAG GCAGCCAGAGATACGGATCCTATCTGTAGAGCCACTGCCAGTCACTTCCTGGTTTGCAAGGTCTACAGGGGGACTTCAGCAACACCCTCTGTCAGTCTCGGCCAGTTTGGGACAGCAGCATCCCTGTCTCCGACCAG ACTTGGTGGGGAAGCCCAGGCCATCATTACCAAAACCACTGACCACATCTAAAGCCGGCGGACCTACACTGGACACAGACCCTCCTGCTGACCCACACAGAGCCCAAAGCCAGTGCCAGCCAGCCACACACTGA